The Dioscorea cayenensis subsp. rotundata cultivar TDr96_F1 chromosome 16, TDr96_F1_v2_PseudoChromosome.rev07_lg8_w22 25.fasta, whole genome shotgun sequence sequence ATGAGTGCTTGGTTTTAGATCTTGattggttttgattaatttgTGGATGTGATGCGATGATGAACGTGTTGATCACGGGGTTGAGGCAGTGGCGGGGGATGGCTTCGTCGTTCCTCGCCGTGAGCCGATTGAACCATTCAAACGACTTCTCCTTCCACTGAGCTCTCAGCATCCTCCTTAATTCtaccacctttttttttattttttgagaaaatcTGGTGGTGTATTTCTCTGTTCTTCTTTCCGCCATTGTTTCCTCGGTTGTGTTTTCTTTAGAAAAATTCCTAAAGATGagttttttagaaataaaaatccttttttttttaaattttctcttgaAAGTTTTATCTCATTGTTGGAAATTTTGTGATTTCCCTAAGTTTTTTGAattcttattattatcttgAGTGTTTCATGATAACTCATACCATTTGATACATGTTACAAATTAAAGTCAAGTtatatacattttatattttaagcaCACTTCAAAGTACCAATGTGGTTTATAACAGTTATAAATTGATAAAGCTGTGAAGAGGAAGAACAATGTTGATGATTAAGAAGTCATTGTTGCTTATGATTTTGGAATTCCATTATTACTAATGGTTTGTTTTCTTATCATTCAATGAAGAATTGTAATTGGTCTATTCTTGACTGTgcatatcttttatttaatgaaaGAAATTTGTTCAGGAACATGTTATTTGATTGTGTTGATCTTGCACtgtttttgggttttaaaaccatttttataaattgaactGTGGAGAAGCATGATCCTTTGTTAACTTGAGAGATGATGTGAGTGGATAATATATGAATGGTCTTCAAGCAGGCGCACAGcagttgtttgatgaaatgcttcattgaaatatttattcattAGAATGTGATTCTGTGGCTTTTACAAAGTAATCAACGAGTGAGGCAATTGAATTGTTACATTCAATTGATTAAGGTTCTTCTTGAATGGCAGCTCTCTCAACATAATCATCAATTCATCATCATCGGCGTTTTCGATGCAGTGCATTGCAACTGAAATAATCTTTTATTCAAGCATATACTAGTAATTGCAATAAGTTTCCCAGAATAATCCCCGGGCTTATGTAAGATCATTTCTTCATGAATGCGTTGTCCCTACCCTGACCTAAGTTTGACAGGTAAAACTTGATTTGACCGTACCTgacccaaaattaaaattactaaaatatttatataatatatatacacacactaactaatatgttctacaacttaataatttagagtttttttatttttatttagttttgtaattttataattattttattttattttataaaaaaatcataattatttttaagatattttttataaaaaaaatatatttttttattaatttttttaatatgggggCGGGGCAGGGGTATACTCGTGGGTATCCGATTATCTGTCGGTGCGGGTGTGGGTAGAGGTTTTTAAAACTTGTCGGGTTCAGATTCGGGTATACTAGCAGAGTATGGGTATGAGTATGGTATGGGTATGGTAAAATCCGCACCCGACCTGACCAATTGTCAACCCTTATTAAATacggttttaatttttttgtgcaCTTCAGTTATTACACTAGAGGGTGCAATCTTTTATCATGTACTCAGCCGGAGACCCTTGATATTGGATTCCTCGAAGTAGATTGATTTCATTATAGCAACTCTGGAAGTATGATCACATACTCGGCTAGAGACCCTTGAGATTGGATTCCTATGAGTGGATTGAGTTCATTAGAGTAACCTTGGAAGTATGATCACATATTTGGCTAGAGGCCCTTGACCCTCGAAATATGGTCGTTTTTAACTTGTCATTCATTCTTCGGAtatccttctcttcttcatctcttttctatcgtatttttttaataatatctttGTTAGTAGAAATTGGTTGAACAATTGagattgattgagttgagtatTATGATCAgattaaaatattgatataatACCTGAATTAGTCTCTTTTTTTTGTCACTCTACTTAAAAAGGTGCTTCACTAatctctctatttttaaaaatgtctcaATTTAGTCTATCTACTTTTAATCTCTTCACATCTAGTCTCTTTGCTTTTTAATCTCTCCCCATCTAGTCTGTTTGCTCTTGAAAAATACTGTCAATAATTGACCtataaaagattaaatataACCATTTTTCAAAGAGCATTTGGATCAATTCGGGAATTATACTtaaaatactatatattttaatttttaatatgctaTTTATAAACACATGGGACTACGTccctaaatatatatacatttataatttaaaattttccagGGGTATATGTGCATGTGTGCGTCTTCATCCTTGTGAAATCAAGTCAAAAActcattataataaaattaaaggatGGTGAAAAAAAAGCACATCTTTGTTTTGGGACGTTCCCTGGTTCTTTGGAGAAAATCCCAACCTTTTCATCGATTGATTTCATCTTGCCAATCTTTCCCTTCAAATCAATCTACAGGTCGCATACATCTCAGTGATGCATCATCCGTCCTGCTGTTTGATGTTCGGCGTTGGAATTCAAGATTGTCAAGCTTGGGTCGGTCTCGGGATGTTGTGAGTGCACGCCAACTGTTCGATAGAATGCCGCACAGAGATGTTGTCACTTATAGTTCAATGATCAGTATCTATCTAAAAGAAGGTGAGGTTTTTGAAGCGGAGAGGCTTTTTCAGGAAATGCCTGAGAGGACTGTTGTTGTTGAGTCGGCTATGATTGATGGATATGCCAAGGTTGGAAGGATTGATGATGCACGGGTATTGTTTGATCAAATGCCTGTTAGAAATGTGTATTCTTGGACGAGTTTGGTGTCTGGGTATTGTCGAGTTGGGAGGGTGGATGATGCCCGGAAGCTTTTTGAGCAAATGCCGGATAAAAATGTTGTTTCATGGACTACTATGTTTTTAGGTTATGCTCGGAATGGTTTGATATCGGATGCTCGGTGTGTTTTCGATCAGATGCCGGAGAAGAATGTTGTTTCTTGGACGGCGATGGTCAAGGTTTATGTAGATAATGGTCGATTAGCAGAGGCACGGGagctgtttgatgaaatgccgtATCGAAATATTTACTCTTGGAATGTGATGATTTTGGGGTATTTAGATGGTAATCGAGCAAGTGAGGCGATTGAATTGTTTTGGCTGATGCCTCAAAAAAATATGGTTTCTTGGACAACTATGGTCACTGGTCTTGCGCGAAATGGACTGATAGAGAGAGCACGAGGGTTCTTTGATCAGATGCTGGAAAAGGATGCAGCGGCATGGAATGCGATGATTACTGCATATGTTGATAATGGATTTGTGGCTGAGGCGCGGGAAGTATTTGATAGGATGCCTGATAAGAATGTTGTGAGTTGGAATGCTATGATTGATGGGTGTGTGAAGAATGAGTTCCAAGAGGAAGCATTGGAACTTTTTCGGCTCATGCTTGTGTCTCCAGTGAAGCGGAATGAAACTACTTTAACTAGCGTTTTAGTTGCATGCGAGCGTATTGCTGAGATCATGCAAATTCATGCATTAGCATTGAGACTTGGTTTTGAATCTGATACTTCATTGACAAATGCTCTGGTTTCTATGTATTCCAGAAGTGGTTATCTGGCCTCTGCTTATCTTGTCTTCAAGGAACTTGTGATCAAGGATGTTGTCTCATGGACATCGATGATACTTGCTTACTCTAACCATGGCTGTGGTGAATATGCACTGCAGGTTTTTGCACAGATGTTACGGCAAGGAGAGAAACCGGATGGGATCACCTTTGTAGGGGTGTTATCAGCTTGCAGCCACATTGGTCTTGTGGGGAAGGGTAGGAGGATATTCAATTCAATGAGCCTCGCATACAAAGTAGAGCCAAAGGCTGAGCATTACTCATGTCTCGTCGACTTATTGGGCCGTTTTGGGTATATTGAGGAAGCAAAATCAGTGGTGAGTACAATGCCACCAAGTGAGTGTGATGAAGCGGTGCTTGGTGCACTGCTCGGAGCATGCAGGGTGCACAACAAAATCGAAATTGCTAGCGGCATTGGTGAACAGTTGATTCAGCTTGAGCAATCGGGCTCTGGGAGTTATGTACTCTTGGCAAATGTCTATGCATCTTGTGGCTTGTGGACTGATGTTGGTAGA is a genomic window containing:
- the LOC120279380 gene encoding pentatricopeptide repeat-containing protein At2g35030, mitochondrial-like; the encoded protein is MVKKKHIFVLGRSLVLWRKSQPFHRLISSCQSFPSNQSTGRIHLSDASSVLLFDVRRWNSRLSSLGRSRDVVSARQLFDRMPHRDVVTYSSMISIYLKEGEVFEAERLFQEMPERTVVVESAMIDGYAKVGRIDDARVLFDQMPVRNVYSWTSLVSGYCRVGRVDDARKLFEQMPDKNVVSWTTMFLGYARNGLISDARCVFDQMPEKNVVSWTAMVKVYVDNGRLAEARELFDEMPYRNIYSWNVMILGYLDGNRASEAIELFWLMPQKNMVSWTTMVTGLARNGLIERARGFFDQMLEKDAAAWNAMITAYVDNGFVAEAREVFDRMPDKNVVSWNAMIDGCVKNEFQEEALELFRLMLVSPVKRNETTLTSVLVACERIAEIMQIHALALRLGFESDTSLTNALVSMYSRSGYLASAYLVFKELVIKDVVSWTSMILAYSNHGCGEYALQVFAQMLRQGEKPDGITFVGVLSACSHIGLVGKGRRIFNSMSLAYKVEPKAEHYSCLVDLLGRFGYIEEAKSVVSTMPPSECDEAVLGALLGACRVHNKIEIASGIGEQLIQLEQSGSGSYVLLANVYASCGLWTDVGRVRKLMKEKNVKKVPGYSVIEVNMRSHLFYAGDQFHPQAKELYEMLQLVLLPQMKDMHAHSLLTESNGTKTH